Sequence from the Bradysia coprophila strain Holo2 chromosome X unlocalized genomic scaffold, BU_Bcop_v1 contig_34, whole genome shotgun sequence genome:
ATTGTGGATACGATCTAAGAAACCATAACTGATATAATGAGCTTTTTGCggtttcactttattttcgtttgtacTTAGACATGCATGGCTTAATCTTTGAGACAAGCATATAACTACTGGCAGGATCaaccagaattttgattttatttttattataaactgGATATGAATGTTACTCATACACCAgttacaatattttataacTAAATCATTGATTTATAATATAGGTCCACATTGCTGTGCTAGCTGGAGCACCATATGTGCACCATATTATCAACACAAGCCAATCATTTTCTTACGTCTTCTTACTAACATACGAATATCGTTTAGCAATTCAAACACTGTTCTCTTAAGCAAAACATTCaatattacaatttagttcatttcatttggcAATATTAACGAGAGCTTGTTTAACCGATACAGtgatcgtataaacggtttctcattgccacACCAGGAGTTATACTCATTTCAAGTGTACAACACAAACGAATGAGCGCCGCACATACTATACCCAGCTCTACTAATAGAGCAAACCGTATAGCCCGTGCGAATATACTGTATAGTTCAACGATTCTCTTTTGTGCTATATTCGTTTCACGGACTACACTCCCTTGCTAGTAGCTGGGTATGTGTATGTTACTGCTGTATAATGTAACTTTTGTGCATTATGATGCTAGATTATTGACTTCGaacgaaaatgttcaatgaaatgtGTCCAATCAAATTTCGTTGGTCGCACTTGTCGTTGCTTCGATTAGTTAATGTGCTATGGCTCAGACATGAGAGCCgtcgaaaataagccgccggTCAAGCCGAAGTCGAGCCTTTTTGGTCGAGTCGAGCCGCCAGTCGACAAGGTGGGAAAAAACCGGCTCAGCCGACTCAAAACGGcttgaaaaattagaaaaaaataagaacagaaaaactttaaaacaaaaatattaggcaattaatttttttttgatttctgtATTGAAGAAATATAACAAACTAATTTGAACAATCATTTGAACTAGCATTTACCCAACCCTTACACCCATTCGATAAAGACAATAGATAATCATCTATAGTATACATACAAAGCCACATTCGACAATCTGTGTGGCTATAGTCGATACTCTgtgtaaaaaatcatttgcgttGATGCACTCTTTGCATGCGGTAacagataaaatttaatttgtattaATTCAAAAGTAATTAAATTAAGTCTGTCTTATTAAGTGATGTGTAAGATAGTGCGATTCTAAACTATCCACGAGCAGCAGCAAAGGATAAGACACACAGTGTAAGTACATGCAactatattttattataaaatttcgTTGTTGCAAAGTGTTCAGTGAACTTTCTAAGAAAAGGCTTTAGATTCAAGGTTGTTAAAGGTGATTTGTAGTGTTATGTTATGTAACATTACACGATGTTGCTAAAAAAAGggattttaaatgaaattaattttgattctcTGCTATTTCTTTTTACTAATTcaattgcaaaatttaaaaaaaaaatagttcagTCACTTCGAAGTCGGTTAATACaattttaatgataatttCCGTTCGAATTCTTTTTAAGTAGCCTGCGcccaaacataaaaaatttcgttagGCAATTGTTTGGGTTGATTTGAGTAGATTACATCCATCCGCCTACAAAAATGTATTAGTTCTTAGCAATAACATTGCTTCTTAGTTCTCGTTCACgctataaaattttatggaatagCAGAAACATATTTGGGATTTGTTTATCGGTATCGGGTTCCATCAGCATTTAATATgttcacaaattttctcttGAATTCTTTGCAATATTTCGGTCAATGTTTATTGAGACCATCATCTGTCGAAACACAATCAGATTGCGGTTGCCAtattaaattcacaaaatgaatCCTTCTTTCAGTCGTCCGGGAAAATATTATGAGTCGGTATTGTCTAAAGGGCCGCTGGTATTCACCAAAACCAAATTCGAAACTAAAATACGACTCTGGATCTGAGAGCGAAGACGAAAAGGATATCAAAAAATCGATCAATCGATTGCAATTGCTCCAAGTCAAAAACAATCTACTTCAATTGAACAGAAATCAAATTcagaagaaaacatttcatcCAAAGATTGTTCACCGCGAACAAAAGTCGTAGAACAAAAACCAAAGACTAAaccaaattttagaaaaaaattaaatttgtaatttgagGTAAGCGGCTACAATTAGTTGAGTTTAGTTTGTCGTTTTGATACAAATTTTGCTTTGCATAGACTCGCGTTTTTATGATGGGACGACCAAAAAAGGATCTTGCGGCACCTGCCGAGCCTGAATATGAGTACACAGAAAATTTAAGTGTACATGTGAATGAACTGACGGAAAAGGGCAATCCTAATCTAAATTATTACTTCGGAAATCTGCTCCGTGACGATATTGTCATTGATCGAAAACATAAGTATTGCTCGGTATGCATCAAAGGGCATATAATCAAAAGGTAGGTGTCACTGATAAATGCTTTCCAATTCAAATTAAGGCCGATGCgacattaacaaaaaataattctcttGTTCCTAAATAAACGTTTTAATTGATTCATTTTCTTCAACGTTTTAGATACGGGACCAGTACCGCGACTACGAATTTACGAAATCATTTATCCTCCGTGCATGAAATCAGTCTTGTTCATAGATTGACCGATAAGAACCAAAGAAAAGTAACAGAAATGTTATTCGCTGTCGGTAAGGAACCCTCGGCTGTTGATCGTCCACTGGCTGGAACAAGATTCATTCTTGCACGACAATTATGTCTTTCTTTGGTTTTGTCGTGATCTACTTCCGTTTAACGCAGCAAACAAACCTGGACTGcatgatttttctttgtatgCTGGATTGATAAAGGTCAATGAAAAATTGCCAGACCGCACAACACTAGCGGATACTGCTCTAAATGACATTCACGATGCTCTAAAAGCTTACATAAAAAAGTTTGTGCAAAAAACTTTGCCACGAACAATCTCAAACTCAATGGATTTTTGGACCGATAACGTCAAGAGAATATCTTACATAAACTTTTGGATCCACTGGATCAACGACGaatttgaaatgcaaaaattatgtttgggactcaaaaaatttcctcATCCACACACTGGAGAGGCAATTGCAGAGTCGTTCAATCGAGTTATGGGCGAATTCGGTTTGAGCGAGAAAACATTTATCGAAGTTACTGACAGTGGTGGCAACATCACACTTGCCTGTCGGTTGTTAAAATTATAACGAGAAGCGTGCCTATGCCACAACTTACATCTGTTAGTAGCGAACGATTTAATTCAGAATCACCCCGAAATGCAGCCAATTCGCGACCTCATCACTCACATGAAAGAAGTCAAACAGTTACTAATCTACAGATATGAAGAGTTGAGAAAAGTCGGTGAAACAGAATACAACAAACGACTGTACTCCCTGGTATCTTCTCTTCGAAATATTTGTAATTCATTCACTTTGCTTcgctaaattaaatttcaaaaaaaagtttcataaagttttcgtatttttttttgtagctgAGATTTTGGAGTGCACAGAAGTGCTCATTACGGAATTTGACGAGGAGGACGAAGATAACCAATTGCTGGTGGACTTTTGCAACAAACAAAGTCGTACAAGTACAAATTACGTCACACTAAAAAACTCGAACGCAACCCGTTGGAACAGTGTCGATGTCCAATTCATTCATCAAAAACACTGGTGagctatttttgtgaaattgtaattttttggaCTGATAAGTTCGGTTATAGATCAAGTTGTAGCTCTACATTTggttaataatttaaaaaaatttttttttctaattttccaattttcatacaaaaaaattaattttcctaaatGGGATCGTTGTAGACACCATAAACAATTATTTGGGATCCATCAGAAGATATGATCAAGTATTTTCTGACACCGAATTGAAATTAGCTAAGGATTTCGTAAAGGTGCTCGAAGTGTTCGAAAAAGCAACCGACGTAATGCAAGGGATTAGTTATCCATCGCTGAATATATCTGTTTTCTGCTACGTAGACATCAAATCAAGGTAaacgagaataattttttctttgctaaATTTCGCTTTTctaatagaaaaaatttatttagtttgGAGGCACTGAACACTTGTGTCACCAGCTCTCCTATCATCGAAAAATCGACTGCCTTCCTGCTCGAACGACTAAACCACCGATTACCGATAACAGAAAATATGATTGTCGCAGCTTTCTTGGACCCATCGATGCAAAATTTACCTCTTTTATCATCTTATTGCCGCTCACGAGATGTCGATATGTTTGAACTTATGGTGAAAAAATGGGGCCAATACGAACCTGAACTTCGATTACCTCAAGCAGACAAACGTAAGGTGGTGGAACCAAAAAAGCCTGATAGGGCTAAGCACATTCGGAAATGATTCAAAAACATgtcaacaaagaaaatttcttaacGAGTGGGGTTGAGCACCAGATGCATCAAGAATATTTGAAGTACACGTCGGTAGCAGATTTGGTTGACGATCCGCTTTTGTGGTGGAAAACGCATGAgggatgatgatgatgatgaaggaCATTTATTAATATAATATTGTTGAGTTGTGGatataataatattatttgGTTTAAATATAGAGTTGAACCTATGCCGGTTTTACATCTAAATTTTAGGGTTAGTAGGTTAATAGTTGATTTTATATAATTCAAGTGATTTGTTTATCATGTAGATTGAAACGCATGAGCTCCAGCGCTCCTGAGATACATTTCTCTGAGACAGGATATTTAATAAATAGGAGAAAGGCTAATGTTGATCCATTAACCGTTGAAaagataattttcattcatgaCAATTTCAAACATATTTCGGAATCGTTGAATTGAAATTCGTTTccctttttttacatttttcatccGGCTGAcggttattttgttcaaaaattcgTATTAAAATTCAATCTTATTCATGTTGTTGAGACGTTGTGTAGTAGCTTTGGCTGTGTAGTTGCTTAGAATACCTCAAATAATtggattgaaaaatgtttttcttttgtatgaaTCCATttgatgtttaaaaaaaatgacttcaGATTTTTGATTCAGGTAAAAgacttaaaatgtaaaaaaattaccaaaaaattagattttttttaaattttgaaaaattgaaaatttcctcCAGCCGctgttttaagccggctcgaGCCGACATAGTCGAAGTCGGTGACTACAATTTTTCGGCTGGCCGCCGTTGGCAATTTTCAATTGGCTCTCATGTCTGCTATGGCTATccgtttcttttatttattattacagTGCGGTATAGCGGTGTGGCTCCGGCTacacaaatataataattttctgttgCCGATCGTTAAACATGTCTGTGCACAGAAGCAACAAACcgaaatatttcggtattcCACACACGTTTTGTGTGCATTAGATTGCTAGATTATTGACTTCGAGCGTAAATGTTCAGTGAAATGTGTCCAATCAAATTTCGTTGATCGCACTTGTTGTTACTTTAATGTGCTACGGCTATccgtttcatttatttattactaCCGTGCGGTGAAGCGGTGTGGCTCCGGCCACACacatataataattttttgttgccgATCGCTAAACATGTTTGTGCAGAAGCAACAAACAATATTTCGGTATTCCGTTCGTTCGGCACCTTACACCAAGAATTTTATATTACagctatttatttatttatttagatcAAAACGAACAGGCATGACGCCCAATTATACATCGATCggattataataataataataataattcaattaacaaGCAGTAAAGAGAAAagagaaagcaaaaaaaaaaaacttatcaaATCAAAGTCACACTTCACTCATCAAAACTGATACATACTCTTCACAAGCCTTTCGTACTGATTAAGCgttaaactgaaaataaatgttatgGTGATTCTGTAAACGGTAGATTGGCGAGTTGAGTTGTACATTGGATGAAGGTGTTGATAGGTGAAAGAGAATGTGGACATTTTGTCGAGTAAACCGTTGGGGTTGATGAATTGAGATTCGTGACGACAGGTTGGTAACAATCTTATTATGAATTAGCTTGTACAGAACCAACTCATCCATTTCTAGTCTCCTGGTCTCAAGGGTTTTCATTTTGAGTCGTTTAAGCCTAGCCGGATAGTCTGGTTTGACCCAGTTGAACCTGTAGTGGATCATCCGCGTAAATTTCCGTTGTACCttttccaattgttccttGTACTTGTCATAGTGCGGATTCCACACAGCACAACAATATTCCAGTCTATTGCGGACGTAAGTGTTGTAAAGTTTAATCAGGCTCTCCGGCCGCTTGAAATACTTGGTTGATCGAAATATGAagttaaggctcggaacaggccGACCGCTGccgacctgaacctgaaaatgACTCGACCTGaagtttcaggtcaggtttagGTTGCTCCAAAAGGaatgacctgacctgacctgacctggtTTTCGAAAAACCTGAAATGACCCGAACAACCTGAATGACCTGATCTCTGACTGAGTGCAGtcttgcttcacaattttgaatttgacggGATAAGTTTgagtaaatttgaataatttgttttgcATCGCTGAAATTTTCGGATTAAGATGAAATgggaatttattaaaaaaaaaaaaaattgattttgtcaaCAAGTGACAGAATTTGTTTATGAAGTATGAGTTAAGTCGAAtagaaaatatcaattaaCGGAATATTGATACCCTGATTTCACCGACATTGTGTTTTCTTGTAACGACGAACGGGTCGGGGTAACAATAGGAACTCCTATGTAGAAATCTCGCTCCACAGAAATGGGTTCAGATCGAATTGTGAGGAAATATCTCGTCATCAAGCTTAAcacaggaaaatatttttggtttgcCCTTTTGATCCACCTAAACTTTAATTGAATGAGCCAACTCAAAAATATATTAGCAGTTCTCATAACATTGCATTGACGtgaaaacgttgaaaataGCTATAACGGCGACAAATGTAATTGGGAGGTCTAATAAACCCTCAACGCTACcgtatgttcaaaatattgtaTAACAATAAGCTCAAACAATAAGGGCAGGAAAGAGACAAAGTCTGTAGTTGCGACTGTGTAATAAAAACGCACTCTTGTCTGAAGTatgatcaatttttttgaGGCTATAATTTAAACACATtatctacggataatagcgacCTAGTCgaaaattttgctttatttttgcaagtggttccTGGTGGTTCCCGTGTTGAAATCGAAAAGTTATGTATGGAAAGTGTCcttaaattttgataatgaacaagtcgtccatacatcattttgtcaaAAACTTTCAGCCATTACAAATTTGggtcgaaaataaataaattattgacaaatttcaaaagtATATGTTTTAAACTGACTCACTTTTCCTtgataattttatcaaatttgccGTGCTCTGCGCACCGTTCCGTTATTTATACCGTAACTCATTTATAAATTACGAAccaaaagattttcaaataaattttggtcattttgactTTCCCGCTATTACCCGTAGAGTCtatgttgtttgtattgaggctatttaaaCAGATCGATTCAGGtcggtcaggtcaggtttagGTTTTTACCTGATCAACAATTCAGGTTTTCAGGTCAATCAGGTcagatcaaaattgaataaacaggtttcaggtcaactCAGGTTCGTTGTTCAATGTTCGCTGAAATTGTGCTTTCTGTTGAATGTGACACCCAGGTCATTTTTAAACGACATCTTTTCAATAGCCTTAT
This genomic interval carries:
- the LOC119069409 gene encoding uncharacterized protein LOC119069409; translation: MSNSFIKNTDTINNYLGSIRRYDQVFSDTELKLAKDFVKVLEVFEKATDVMQGISYPSLNISVFCYVDIKSSLEALNTCVTSSPIIEKSTAFLLERLNHRLPITENMIVAAFLDPSMQNLPLLSSYCRSRDVDMFELMVKKWGQYEPELRLPQADKRKVVEPKKPDRAKHIRK